One window of Nisaea sp. genomic DNA carries:
- a CDS encoding phytanoyl-CoA dioxygenase family protein has translation MAGLSDAQKDAFWRDGYLTIENAVSPDLLGRLRDTFSGWVEESRGHASPYGETINAKPRFDVEPGHTAEKPGLRRVNAPVEVSEAYYEAMASSHMTDCVADLIGPNLKFHHSKINSKLPGGATQVKWHQDFPFTPHTNDDVITALLMVDEVTEENGPLEVLAGSHRGEIHGLWHDGVFTGAIDDDIATECQKKAALCTGPAGSVCLMHTRLLHGSAPNRSANPRTLFISVYSAEDSVPVSPSPMPNKFEGTIVRGVRTGRVRAIPYEISLPQLPSTASFFDQQAQHKK, from the coding sequence ATGGCCGGTCTCAGCGACGCGCAAAAGGATGCCTTCTGGCGCGACGGATACCTCACCATCGAAAACGCGGTATCGCCGGACCTTCTGGGTCGGCTGCGCGATACCTTCAGCGGCTGGGTCGAGGAAAGCCGGGGGCATGCCTCCCCCTATGGCGAGACCATCAACGCCAAGCCGCGCTTTGACGTCGAGCCGGGCCACACGGCAGAGAAACCGGGCCTGCGCCGGGTCAATGCGCCGGTCGAGGTCTCCGAGGCCTATTACGAGGCGATGGCTTCCAGTCACATGACCGACTGCGTCGCGGACCTGATCGGCCCGAACCTGAAATTCCACCACTCGAAGATCAATTCCAAGCTGCCCGGCGGCGCCACCCAGGTGAAATGGCACCAGGATTTCCCCTTTACCCCGCACACCAACGACGACGTGATCACTGCGCTGCTGATGGTGGATGAGGTGACGGAAGAGAACGGCCCGCTGGAAGTGCTGGCGGGCTCGCACAGGGGCGAGATCCACGGGCTCTGGCATGACGGTGTTTTCACTGGGGCCATCGACGATGATATCGCGACGGAATGCCAGAAAAAGGCGGCACTCTGCACCGGCCCGGCGGGCTCGGTCTGCCTGATGCACACCCGCCTGCTGCACGGCTCCGCCCCGAACCGCTCGGCAAACCCACGCACGCTGTTCATCTCGGTCTATTCTGCGGAAGATTCAGTTCCGGTCTCACCCAGCCCGATGCCGAACAAGTTCGAAGGCACCATTGTGCGCGGCGTCCGGACGGGACGGGTCCGCGCGATCCCCTACGAGATCAGCCTGCCGCAACTGCCCTCCACGGCTTCGTTCTTCGACCAGCAGGCGCAGCACAAGAAGTAG
- a CDS encoding SDR family NAD(P)-dependent oxidoreductase has translation MPGRVEGKVIVVAGAGSVGPGWGNGKAAAVLYAREGATLYLIDRDGDALAETSRLVEAEGAQVHAEAGDLTDGITVERLLGDCAARFGRLDVLHNNVGGSAPGGVAEMDEATWDRQVDHNLKTVYLGCHFAIPRMRETGGGAIVNIASVAGYRHIGAPIHAYAATKAGVVQLSRAMGVSYAKEGIRCNTVVPGLMHTPLVEARLTGQRGDGDAEALIARRHAQVPMGHMGDAWDVAYAALYLASDEAKYVTATEIVVDGGLTMSAPV, from the coding sequence ATGCCCGGACGGGTGGAAGGCAAGGTCATCGTGGTTGCGGGTGCGGGATCCGTCGGCCCCGGATGGGGTAACGGCAAGGCAGCGGCTGTACTCTATGCCCGCGAGGGGGCAACACTTTATCTTATCGACCGCGATGGAGATGCGCTGGCGGAAACCTCCCGGCTGGTTGAGGCAGAAGGCGCGCAAGTTCATGCCGAAGCTGGAGATCTCACCGACGGAATAACCGTGGAACGCCTGCTCGGCGACTGCGCCGCCCGTTTCGGACGCCTCGATGTTCTGCATAACAATGTCGGCGGCTCGGCTCCCGGCGGCGTCGCGGAAATGGACGAGGCAACCTGGGACCGGCAGGTCGATCACAATCTGAAAACCGTTTATCTCGGCTGCCATTTTGCCATCCCTCGGATGCGGGAAACCGGCGGCGGCGCCATTGTCAATATCGCCTCCGTCGCGGGCTACCGGCATATCGGCGCGCCGATCCATGCCTATGCCGCCACCAAGGCCGGCGTTGTGCAACTCTCCCGCGCCATGGGCGTCAGCTATGCCAAGGAAGGCATCCGCTGCAACACGGTCGTGCCGGGGTTGATGCATACGCCCCTGGTGGAAGCCCGCCTCACGGGACAACGTGGCGACGGTGACGCAGAGGCTCTGATTGCCCGGCGCCATGCACAAGTCCCGATGGGCCATATGGGGGATGCCTGGGATGTCGCCTATGCCGCGCTCTATCTCGCCAGCGACGAGGCAAAATATGTCACCGCGACGGAAATCGTCGTCGATGGCGGCCTGACCATGAGCGCGCCGGTCTAG
- a CDS encoding nucleotide sugar dehydrogenase, with protein sequence MMVQAFLNKVSDKSARIGVIGLGYVGLPLALACLKAGFRVTGYDIDAAKITALTAEQSYLPHIPVDGIGERITNGDFLATDNITDLGDADAVLICVPTPLTPERDPDLRYVRDTTAALAPVLKSGALVVLESTTYPGTTDEVLRPILESADHTVGEDLFLAFAPEREDPGNADYSIGRIPKVVGGVDEASGKLAVALYSAVLDKVVPVSSAATAEAVKITENVFRAVNIALVNELKVIYGAMDIDVWEVIEAASTKPFGYMPFYPGPGLGGHCIPIDPFYLAWKARSVGQSTRFIELAGEINRAMPDYVIDRLREAVDRQSGKGLNGADILLIGMAYKKNVADQRESPALTILEKLQAAGAKAGFHDPWIPEILPSREFGALAGCKSEALTPERLAAADAVLIVTDHDDVEYGLIAEHARLVLDTRNAMRSRGFEGTHIVPA encoded by the coding sequence ATGATGGTGCAAGCATTCCTCAACAAAGTTTCCGACAAGAGCGCGCGAATTGGCGTGATCGGACTCGGTTATGTCGGCCTGCCCCTGGCGCTCGCCTGCTTGAAGGCCGGGTTTCGGGTGACTGGCTACGATATCGATGCTGCGAAGATAACAGCGCTGACGGCGGAGCAATCCTACCTTCCGCATATCCCGGTGGACGGGATTGGCGAGCGGATCACGAATGGGGATTTCCTCGCGACGGACAACATCACCGATCTCGGCGATGCCGACGCGGTGCTGATCTGCGTGCCGACGCCACTGACACCGGAGCGCGACCCCGATCTGCGCTATGTCCGCGATACCACCGCGGCGCTGGCTCCGGTGCTGAAGTCGGGCGCGTTGGTGGTGCTGGAATCGACGACATATCCGGGCACTACGGACGAGGTGCTGCGGCCAATTCTGGAAAGCGCGGACCACACGGTCGGTGAGGATCTCTTCCTCGCCTTCGCACCGGAGCGGGAAGATCCCGGCAACGCGGATTATTCTATCGGCCGTATTCCGAAGGTGGTCGGCGGCGTTGACGAGGCCTCCGGAAAACTCGCCGTCGCGCTCTACAGTGCCGTGCTGGACAAGGTCGTGCCGGTCTCTTCGGCCGCAACGGCGGAGGCGGTGAAGATCACCGAGAATGTGTTCCGGGCGGTGAATATCGCCCTGGTGAACGAGCTGAAGGTGATCTACGGCGCCATGGATATCGATGTCTGGGAAGTCATCGAGGCGGCCTCGACCAAGCCTTTTGGCTACATGCCGTTTTATCCGGGACCGGGCCTCGGCGGTCACTGTATCCCGATCGATCCGTTCTATCTCGCCTGGAAAGCCCGCAGCGTCGGCCAGTCGACCCGCTTTATCGAGCTTGCGGGCGAGATCAACCGGGCTATGCCGGACTATGTTATCGACCGGCTGCGCGAGGCGGTGGACCGGCAATCTGGCAAGGGCCTGAACGGCGCAGACATCCTGCTGATCGGCATGGCCTACAAGAAGAACGTGGCCGACCAGCGTGAAAGCCCGGCCCTGACCATTCTGGAGAAGCTCCAGGCGGCCGGAGCGAAGGCCGGATTCCATGACCCATGGATTCCGGAAATCCTGCCGAGCCGCGAATTCGGTGCGCTCGCGGGCTGCAAGAGCGAGGCACTGACGCCTGAGCGCCTGGCTGCGGCGGATGCGGTGCTGATCGTCACGGATCATGACGATGTGGAGTATGGCCTTATCGCGGAGCATGCCCGGCTGGTCCTCGATACTCGAAACGCGATGCGGTCACGGGGGTTCGAAGGTACGCATATCGTTCCCGCCTGA